The Streptomyces sp. NBC_00236 DNA window GTACGGGGTGGCCTCGACCTTCTTCTCGAGCTTCTTCACGTCGGCCGGGCTCGCCTTGCTGGTGTACGTCACCCAGACGGCGCCGTGCTCCAGCGAGTGGACGGCGTTCTCCTTCGGTATCTCCTCCGTGTAGACATCGGCGTCGCAGTTCATCCACACCGGGTTGTGGTCGCCGCCGACCGGCGGGTTCATCGGGTAGTCGACCTTCTTCTCGACATGCTCCTGGGTGAGCTTGTCCCAGCTCTTCTCACCTTCGACGGGCGAGGACTTGGCGGCCGTCTCGGCCTTCTCCTGCTCGTCGGCCTCGTTCATCAGGTAGCCGCCGCCGGCGACCAGACCGGCCACGACGACGACCGCCGCGGTGATCGTGATGATGCGGCTGCGGCGCTCGCGGGCCCGCTCCTTGCGGCGGGCCTCCTCCAGCTTGGCGCGGCGGGCGGCGGCGGGGGTGTTCTGCTTCTTGGCGGAGGCCATGGTGGGTCCTTCGGTTCGTGAAACGGATGGGCTGCGGGCGCGCGGGAACGTTCTCGGGACGTCCGGGAACGGCCGGTGAGGCCCTAGATCCGTTGAACCTGGAGGCGTAGACGGTCCACATCGCCCACCGCGTCGTTCGACGGGCCGCGGATGGCGGCGGCGCCGGTGAGCGGGGACGGGGGGAGGGGCGAGGTGGCGGACGGGAGCGCCGCCGGGGCGGGCTGGCCGGGCACCACGACGGGGTCCGAGTGCTCCGAGTCGCCGTGGCAGGAACTTCCGGCCCCGCGATCGCGCGGCGCGTCGGCCACCACGACCCGCGCTGCGGGCACCGGAACGGCGAGGGTGACCCCGGGCGCGGCCGCCGAGGCGTGGCCGTCGTGCGCGGCGGCGGAGGCCCCCGGCGTCGGCCAGCAGCACGAGGCCAGGGCGATCAGGACGAACGCCCAGCCGAGCAGCACGGACGCGCGGGTACCCCGCCGCCGGTCCGTGCGATCGCTCAGCCAGTTCATTCCGGCATCGTATCGGTGTGTGAAGTTTCAATGAGTCCCGGACCCGGATCGGTGAAGCGGGGCCGGGGCCGGCGAACCTGTGGATCCCGGGGGAAGGGCTTCCGCTGAGGGCGTGGCGGGATAGTGTGCCCCGGTGACAACGCACTCGAACGTATCTGCGGGCTGGTATCCGGATCCGCACGGCGCCCCCCAGCTGCTGCGCTACTGGGACGGTTCCCAGTGGACCGAGCACACCAATCCGGCCGGCGGACAGCAGCAGGCCCAGCCGCAGCAGGCCCAGGCACCCGCCCAGGTTCCGCAGCAGCAGGTCCAGCCGCAGCAGGCCCCGCAGCAGCCGTATCAGCAGCAGGCGGCCCAGGCCCATCAGCAGGCTCAGCAGCACCAGCCCGCGGCCGTTCCGCAGCAGGGCGTGCCCCAGCAGGGCGGTGCCCCCGGCGCGGGCACGCTCTTCAATCAGCAGGTCCTGGTCGTGAACCAGAAGGCCAAGCTGATCGAGGTCACGAACGAGTACAGCGTCTTCGACCAGCACGGCAACACCATCGGCTCGGTCATCCAGGTCGGCCAGAGCGCGATGCGCAAGGTGCTGCGCTTCGTGAGCAGCATCGACCAGTACCTGACCCACCGGCTCGAGATCCGCGACGCGTACGGACAGCCGCAGCTGCTGCTGACGCGCCCGGCGAAGTTCATCAAGTCCAAGGTCATCGTGCAGCGGCCCGACGGGCAGCCGGTCGGCGAGATCGTCCAGCAGAACGCCATCGGCAAGATCAACTTCGCGATCATGGTCGACGGTCAGCAGGTCGGCGCCATCAAGGCGGAGAACTGGCGCGCCTGGAACTTCGCGATCGTGGACCACAACGAGGCCGAGATCGCCCGGATCACCAAGACCTGGGAAGGTCTCGCGAAGACCATGTTCACCACGGCGGACAACTACGTGCTGCAGATCCACTACCAGCTGCCCGAGCCGCTGCTGAGCCTCGTCGTGGCGACGGCCCTGACCGTGGACACCGCCCTCAAGCAGGACGCCCGCGGCCTCGGCTGAGCCCTCGCCCCCGCCCGCGTACGCGAGGAGGCCCG harbors:
- a CDS encoding DUF3105 domain-containing protein, coding for MASAKKQNTPAAARRAKLEEARRKERARERRSRIITITAAVVVVAGLVAGGGYLMNEADEQEKAETAAKSSPVEGEKSWDKLTQEHVEKKVDYPMNPPVGGDHNPVWMNCDADVYTEEIPKENAVHSLEHGAVWVTYTSKASPADVKKLEKKVEATPYSLMSPVEDQGSPLMLSAWGKQLAVKSASDARVAQFFTKYVQGPQTPEPGAACSGGIAK
- a CDS encoding phospholipid scramblase-related protein — translated: MTTHSNVSAGWYPDPHGAPQLLRYWDGSQWTEHTNPAGGQQQAQPQQAQAPAQVPQQQVQPQQAPQQPYQQQAAQAHQQAQQHQPAAVPQQGVPQQGGAPGAGTLFNQQVLVVNQKAKLIEVTNEYSVFDQHGNTIGSVIQVGQSAMRKVLRFVSSIDQYLTHRLEIRDAYGQPQLLLTRPAKFIKSKVIVQRPDGQPVGEIVQQNAIGKINFAIMVDGQQVGAIKAENWRAWNFAIVDHNEAEIARITKTWEGLAKTMFTTADNYVLQIHYQLPEPLLSLVVATALTVDTALKQDARGLG